Proteins from a genomic interval of Diceros bicornis minor isolate mBicDic1 chromosome 34, mDicBic1.mat.cur, whole genome shotgun sequence:
- the SHISA7 gene encoding protein shisa-7 isoform X4, with the protein MPALLLLGTLLLLASTAGQAGARPSNGTSAEPPGPLPALLAHLRRLTGALTGGGGAAGPGANSTRPSTASGAGAAARAPPPAELCHGYYDVMGQYDATFNCSTGSYRFCCGTCHYRFCCEHRHMRLAQASCSNYDTPRWATTPPPLAGGAGGAGGAGGGLGPGQAGWLEGGRAGGAGVRGGEGPGGSTAYVVCGVISFALAVGVGAKVAFSKASRAPRAHREINVPRALVDILRHQAGPGTRPDRARSSSLTAGVGGPDSMPPRTPKNLYNPVKPSNLDWRAAPPPSPSLHYSTLSYSRSFHNLSHLPPSYEAAVKSELNRYSSLKRLAEKDLDEAYLKRRPLTETPRGTLPLHALRRPGTGGGYRTDAWGGAEELGLAPAPNPRRVMSQEHLLGDGGRARYEFTLPRARLVSREHLLLSSPEALRQSREHLLSPPRSPALPPDPASRAGLTASHSNLLLGPGGPPTPLHGLPPPGLHAHHHLGLHGSPQPAWMSDAGGGGGTLARRPPFQRQGTLEQLQFIPGHHLPQHLRTASKNEVTV; encoded by the exons ATGCCGGCCCTCCTGCTCCTCGGGACCCTCCTGCTGCTGGCCTCGACCGCCGGCCAGGCCGGGGCGCGCCCGTCCAACGGCACGAGCGCCGAGCCCCCGGGCCCGCTGCCCGCCCTGCTGGCGCACCTGCGGCGCCTGACCGGGGCGCTGACGGGCGGCGGGGGCGCAGCGGGCCCGGGCGCCAACAGCACGAGGCCCAGCACCGCGAGCGGGGCGGGCGCGGCGGCGCGGGCACCTCCTCCCGCCGAGCTCTGCCACGGCTACTACGATGTCATGGGCCAGTACGACGCCACCTTCAACTGCAGCACCGGCTCCTACCGCTTCTGCTGCGGCACCTGCCACTACCGCTTCTGCTGCGAGCACCGCCACATGCGCCTGGCGCAGGCCTCCTGCTCCAACTACGACACGCCGCGCTGGGCCACCACGCCGCCGCCCCTGGCTGGGGGCGCCGGGGGCGCCGGGGGTGCGGGCGGGGGGCTCGGGCCCGGCCAGGCCGGGTGGCTGGAAGGGGGCCGGGCGGGGGGTGCCGGGGTGCGTGGGGGCGAGGGGCCGGGGGGCAGCACGGCCTACGTCGTGTGCGGGGTCATCAGCTTCGCCCTGGCCGTGGGCGTCGGTGCTAAAGTGGCCTTCAGCAAGGCGTCCCGTGCGCCCAGGGCGCACCGGGAGATCAACGTGCCCAG GGCTCTGGTGGACATTCTGAGGCATCAGGCGGGGCCTGGGACCCGCCCAGACCGCGCACGGAGCAGCTCCCTGACCGCGGGGGTCGGGGGTCCCGACAGCATGCCCCCGAGGACGCCCAAGAACCTCTACAACCCGGTGAAGCCCTCCAACCTCG ACTGGCGGGCCGCTCCGCCGCCCAGCCCCTCCTTGCACTACTCCACGCTGTCCTACTCTCGCTCCTTCCACAACCTCTCGCATCTGCCCCCGTCCTACGAGGCCGCTGTGAAATCTGAACTCAACCGCTACTCCTCCCTCAAGAGGCTGG CCGAGAAGGACCTGGACGAGGCCTACCTGAAGCGCCGGCCCCTGACGGAGACGCCCCGCGGGACGCTGCCCCTGCACGCGCTGCGGCGGCCGGGCACCGGGGGCGGCTACCGCACGGACGCCTGGGGCGGCGCCGAGGAGCTGGGCCTGGCGCCCGCGCCCAACCCGCGGCGCGTCATGTCCCAGGAGCACCTGCTGGGCGACGGCGGCCGCGCGCGCTACGAGTTCACGCTGCCGCGCGCGCGCCTCGTGTCGCGGGAGCACCTGCTCCTGTCGTCGCCCGAGGCCCTGCGCCAGAGCCGCGAGCACCTGCTGTCGCCCCCGCGCAGCCCCGCGCTGCCCCCCGACCCGGCTTCCCGCGCCGGCCTGACCGCCTCGCACTCCAACCTGCTGCTGGGGCCCGGGGGGCCGCCCACGCCGCTGCACGGGCTGCCCCCGCCCGGCCTGCACGCGCACCACCACCTCGGCCTGCACGGCTCGCCGCAGCCCGCCTGGATGTCGGacgcgggcggcggcgggggcaCGCTGGCCCGCAGGCCGCCCTTCCAGCGCCAGGGCACGCTGGAGCAGCTGCAGTTCATCCCCGGCCACCACCTGCCCCAGCACCTGCGCACCGCCAGCAAGAACGAGGTGACTGTCTGA
- the SHISA7 gene encoding protein shisa-7 isoform X3 gives MPALLLLGTLLLLASTAGQAGARPSNGTSAEPPGPLPALLAHLRRLTGALTGGGGAAGPGANSTRPSTASGAGAAARAPPPAELCHGYYDVMGQYDATFNCSTGSYRFCCGTCHYRFCCEHRHMRLAQASCSNYDTPRWATTPPPLAGGAGGAGGAGGGLGPGQAGWLEGGRAGGAGVRGGEGPGGSTAYVVCGVISFALAVGVGAKVAFSKASRAPRAHREINVPRCVRAGTQGALVDILRHQAGPGTRPDRARSSSLTAGVGGPDSMPPRTPKNLYNPVKPSNLDWRAAPPPSPSLHYSTLSYSRSFHNLSHLPPSYEAAVKSELNRYSSLKRLAEKDLDEAYLKRRPLTETPRGTLPLHALRRPGTGGGYRTDAWGGAEELGLAPAPNPRRVMSQEHLLGDGGRARYEFTLPRARLVSREHLLLSSPEALRQSREHLLSPPRSPALPPDPASRAGLTASHSNLLLGPGGPPTPLHGLPPPGLHAHHHLGLHGSPQPAWMSDAGGGGGTLARRPPFQRQGTLEQLQFIPGHHLPQHLRTASKNEVTV, from the exons ATGCCGGCCCTCCTGCTCCTCGGGACCCTCCTGCTGCTGGCCTCGACCGCCGGCCAGGCCGGGGCGCGCCCGTCCAACGGCACGAGCGCCGAGCCCCCGGGCCCGCTGCCCGCCCTGCTGGCGCACCTGCGGCGCCTGACCGGGGCGCTGACGGGCGGCGGGGGCGCAGCGGGCCCGGGCGCCAACAGCACGAGGCCCAGCACCGCGAGCGGGGCGGGCGCGGCGGCGCGGGCACCTCCTCCCGCCGAGCTCTGCCACGGCTACTACGATGTCATGGGCCAGTACGACGCCACCTTCAACTGCAGCACCGGCTCCTACCGCTTCTGCTGCGGCACCTGCCACTACCGCTTCTGCTGCGAGCACCGCCACATGCGCCTGGCGCAGGCCTCCTGCTCCAACTACGACACGCCGCGCTGGGCCACCACGCCGCCGCCCCTGGCTGGGGGCGCCGGGGGCGCCGGGGGTGCGGGCGGGGGGCTCGGGCCCGGCCAGGCCGGGTGGCTGGAAGGGGGCCGGGCGGGGGGTGCCGGGGTGCGTGGGGGCGAGGGGCCGGGGGGCAGCACGGCCTACGTCGTGTGCGGGGTCATCAGCTTCGCCCTGGCCGTGGGCGTCGGTGCTAAAGTGGCCTTCAGCAAGGCGTCCCGTGCGCCCAGGGCGCACCGGGAGATCAACGTGCCCAGGTGTGTGCGCGCTGGGACCCAAGG GGCTCTGGTGGACATTCTGAGGCATCAGGCGGGGCCTGGGACCCGCCCAGACCGCGCACGGAGCAGCTCCCTGACCGCGGGGGTCGGGGGTCCCGACAGCATGCCCCCGAGGACGCCCAAGAACCTCTACAACCCGGTGAAGCCCTCCAACCTCG ACTGGCGGGCCGCTCCGCCGCCCAGCCCCTCCTTGCACTACTCCACGCTGTCCTACTCTCGCTCCTTCCACAACCTCTCGCATCTGCCCCCGTCCTACGAGGCCGCTGTGAAATCTGAACTCAACCGCTACTCCTCCCTCAAGAGGCTGG CCGAGAAGGACCTGGACGAGGCCTACCTGAAGCGCCGGCCCCTGACGGAGACGCCCCGCGGGACGCTGCCCCTGCACGCGCTGCGGCGGCCGGGCACCGGGGGCGGCTACCGCACGGACGCCTGGGGCGGCGCCGAGGAGCTGGGCCTGGCGCCCGCGCCCAACCCGCGGCGCGTCATGTCCCAGGAGCACCTGCTGGGCGACGGCGGCCGCGCGCGCTACGAGTTCACGCTGCCGCGCGCGCGCCTCGTGTCGCGGGAGCACCTGCTCCTGTCGTCGCCCGAGGCCCTGCGCCAGAGCCGCGAGCACCTGCTGTCGCCCCCGCGCAGCCCCGCGCTGCCCCCCGACCCGGCTTCCCGCGCCGGCCTGACCGCCTCGCACTCCAACCTGCTGCTGGGGCCCGGGGGGCCGCCCACGCCGCTGCACGGGCTGCCCCCGCCCGGCCTGCACGCGCACCACCACCTCGGCCTGCACGGCTCGCCGCAGCCCGCCTGGATGTCGGacgcgggcggcggcgggggcaCGCTGGCCCGCAGGCCGCCCTTCCAGCGCCAGGGCACGCTGGAGCAGCTGCAGTTCATCCCCGGCCACCACCTGCCCCAGCACCTGCGCACCGCCAGCAAGAACGAGGTGACTGTCTGA
- the ISOC2 gene encoding isochorismatase domain-containing protein 2 isoform X2, with the protein MAALKPSVGRLIPGSSILFLCDMQEKFRYVAYFPQIVSVAARMLKVARMLEVPAVLTEQYPKGLGATVPELGAEGLRPFPKTSLSMVPVVRQELDSRPQLRSVLLCGIEAQACIMNTALDLLDRGLQVHVVVDACSARNQVERLLALARMRQSGAFLSTSEGLILQLMGDATHPRFKEIQEIIKQPVPDTGLLGLFQGQNPLFQ; encoded by the exons ATGGCGGCTCTGAAGCCCAGCGTGGGCCGACTCATCCCTGGATCATCCATCCTTTTCCTGTGCGACATGCAGGAGAAGTTCCGCTATGTCGCGTACTTCCCCCAGATTGTCTCTGTGGCCGCCCGCATGCTCAAG GTAGCCCGGATGCTGGAGGTGCCAGCCGTGCTGACGGAGCAGTACCCAAAAGGCCTGGGTGCCACGGTGCCCGAGCTGGGGGCTGAGGGCCTGCGGCCATTCCCCAAAACCAGTCTCAGCATGGTGCCCGTGGTGCGGCAGGAGCTGGACTCGAGGCCCCAGCTGCGCTCTGTGCTCCTCTGTGGCATCGAGGCACAGGCCTGCATCATG aaCACAGCCCTGGACCTCCTGGACCGGGGGCTGCAGGTCCACGTGGTGGTGGATGCCTGCTCCGCCCGCAA CCAGGTGGAGCGGCTGTTGGCACTGGCCCGGATGCGGCAGAGCGGCGCCTTCCTCTCCACCAGTGAAGGGCTCATTCTGCAGCTTATGGGTGACGCCACCCACCCCCGTTTCAAGGAG ATCCAGGAGATCATCAAGCAGCCTGTCCCGGACACCGGGCTGCTGGGCCTCTTCCAAGGCCAGAACCCCCTCTTTCAGTGA
- the ISOC2 gene encoding isochorismatase domain-containing protein 2 isoform X1 — translation MAALKPSVGRLIPGSSILFLCDMQEKFRYVAYFPQIVSVAARMLKVARMLEVPAVLTEQYPKGLGATVPELGAEGLRPFPKTSLSMVPVVRQELDSRPQLRSVLLCGIEAQACIMNTALDLLDRGLQVHVVVDACSARKSRRSSSSLSRTPGCWASSKARTPSFSEHRPCLQGSPPSCHRDGESAFPPSLDPKSGAIHREYRPLGKGSRYCLAIGRQLQEMQMTLLEAGRELAEGSWRRGSAPGHFTGRGGEGESQTVWDPDSQNKH, via the exons ATGGCGGCTCTGAAGCCCAGCGTGGGCCGACTCATCCCTGGATCATCCATCCTTTTCCTGTGCGACATGCAGGAGAAGTTCCGCTATGTCGCGTACTTCCCCCAGATTGTCTCTGTGGCCGCCCGCATGCTCAAG GTAGCCCGGATGCTGGAGGTGCCAGCCGTGCTGACGGAGCAGTACCCAAAAGGCCTGGGTGCCACGGTGCCCGAGCTGGGGGCTGAGGGCCTGCGGCCATTCCCCAAAACCAGTCTCAGCATGGTGCCCGTGGTGCGGCAGGAGCTGGACTCGAGGCCCCAGCTGCGCTCTGTGCTCCTCTGTGGCATCGAGGCACAGGCCTGCATCATG aaCACAGCCCTGGACCTCCTGGACCGGGGGCTGCAGGTCCACGTGGTGGTGGATGCCTGCTCCGCCCGCAA ATCCAGGAGATCATCAAGCAGCCTGTCCCGGACACCGGGCTGCTGGGCCTCTTCCAAGGCCAGAACCCCCTCTTTCAGTGAACACCGACCCTGCCTCCAGGGGAGCCCACCCTCTTGTCACCGGGATGGGGAAAGCGCTTTCCCCCCATCCTTGGATCCCAAGAGTGGTGCGATCCACCGAGAGTACCGCCCTCTTGGGAAGGGAAGCAGGTACTGCCTTGCCATTGGGCGACAGCTCCAGGAAATGCAAATGACCCTCCTGGAAGCTGGGCGGGAGTTGGCCGAGGGGAGCTGGAGGCGGGGCTCGGCCCCGGGCCACTTcacggggcggggaggggagggggagtcaCAGACTGTGTGGGACCCGGACTCGCAGAATAAACATTGA
- the SHISA7 gene encoding protein shisa-7 isoform X1, with protein MPALLLLGTLLLLASTAGQAGARPSNGTSAEPPGPLPALLAHLRRLTGALTGGGGAAGPGANSTRPSTASGAGAAARAPPPAELCHGYYDVMGQYDATFNCSTGSYRFCCGTCHYRFCCEHRHMRLAQASCSNYDTPRWATTPPPLAGGAGGAGGAGGGLGPGQAGWLEGGRAGGAGVRGGEGPGGSTAYVVCGVISFALAVGVGAKVAFSKASRAPRAHREINVPRCVRAGTQGALVDILRHQAGPGTRPDRARSSSLTAGVGGPDSMPPRTPKNLYNPVKPSNLDNLHHHYLHLNVNSPKQHADTLDWRAAPPPSPSLHYSTLSYSRSFHNLSHLPPSYEAAVKSELNRYSSLKRLAEKDLDEAYLKRRPLTETPRGTLPLHALRRPGTGGGYRTDAWGGAEELGLAPAPNPRRVMSQEHLLGDGGRARYEFTLPRARLVSREHLLLSSPEALRQSREHLLSPPRSPALPPDPASRAGLTASHSNLLLGPGGPPTPLHGLPPPGLHAHHHLGLHGSPQPAWMSDAGGGGGTLARRPPFQRQGTLEQLQFIPGHHLPQHLRTASKNEVTV; from the exons ATGCCGGCCCTCCTGCTCCTCGGGACCCTCCTGCTGCTGGCCTCGACCGCCGGCCAGGCCGGGGCGCGCCCGTCCAACGGCACGAGCGCCGAGCCCCCGGGCCCGCTGCCCGCCCTGCTGGCGCACCTGCGGCGCCTGACCGGGGCGCTGACGGGCGGCGGGGGCGCAGCGGGCCCGGGCGCCAACAGCACGAGGCCCAGCACCGCGAGCGGGGCGGGCGCGGCGGCGCGGGCACCTCCTCCCGCCGAGCTCTGCCACGGCTACTACGATGTCATGGGCCAGTACGACGCCACCTTCAACTGCAGCACCGGCTCCTACCGCTTCTGCTGCGGCACCTGCCACTACCGCTTCTGCTGCGAGCACCGCCACATGCGCCTGGCGCAGGCCTCCTGCTCCAACTACGACACGCCGCGCTGGGCCACCACGCCGCCGCCCCTGGCTGGGGGCGCCGGGGGCGCCGGGGGTGCGGGCGGGGGGCTCGGGCCCGGCCAGGCCGGGTGGCTGGAAGGGGGCCGGGCGGGGGGTGCCGGGGTGCGTGGGGGCGAGGGGCCGGGGGGCAGCACGGCCTACGTCGTGTGCGGGGTCATCAGCTTCGCCCTGGCCGTGGGCGTCGGTGCTAAAGTGGCCTTCAGCAAGGCGTCCCGTGCGCCCAGGGCGCACCGGGAGATCAACGTGCCCAGGTGTGTGCGCGCTGGGACCCAAGG GGCTCTGGTGGACATTCTGAGGCATCAGGCGGGGCCTGGGACCCGCCCAGACCGCGCACGGAGCAGCTCCCTGACCGCGGGGGTCGGGGGTCCCGACAGCATGCCCCCGAGGACGCCCAAGAACCTCTACAACCCGGTGAAGCCCTCCAACCTCG ATAATTTGCACCACCACTACCTGCACCTCAACGTCAACAGCCCCAAGCAGCATGCGGACACGCTGG ACTGGCGGGCCGCTCCGCCGCCCAGCCCCTCCTTGCACTACTCCACGCTGTCCTACTCTCGCTCCTTCCACAACCTCTCGCATCTGCCCCCGTCCTACGAGGCCGCTGTGAAATCTGAACTCAACCGCTACTCCTCCCTCAAGAGGCTGG CCGAGAAGGACCTGGACGAGGCCTACCTGAAGCGCCGGCCCCTGACGGAGACGCCCCGCGGGACGCTGCCCCTGCACGCGCTGCGGCGGCCGGGCACCGGGGGCGGCTACCGCACGGACGCCTGGGGCGGCGCCGAGGAGCTGGGCCTGGCGCCCGCGCCCAACCCGCGGCGCGTCATGTCCCAGGAGCACCTGCTGGGCGACGGCGGCCGCGCGCGCTACGAGTTCACGCTGCCGCGCGCGCGCCTCGTGTCGCGGGAGCACCTGCTCCTGTCGTCGCCCGAGGCCCTGCGCCAGAGCCGCGAGCACCTGCTGTCGCCCCCGCGCAGCCCCGCGCTGCCCCCCGACCCGGCTTCCCGCGCCGGCCTGACCGCCTCGCACTCCAACCTGCTGCTGGGGCCCGGGGGGCCGCCCACGCCGCTGCACGGGCTGCCCCCGCCCGGCCTGCACGCGCACCACCACCTCGGCCTGCACGGCTCGCCGCAGCCCGCCTGGATGTCGGacgcgggcggcggcgggggcaCGCTGGCCCGCAGGCCGCCCTTCCAGCGCCAGGGCACGCTGGAGCAGCTGCAGTTCATCCCCGGCCACCACCTGCCCCAGCACCTGCGCACCGCCAGCAAGAACGAGGTGACTGTCTGA
- the SHISA7 gene encoding protein shisa-7 isoform X2 yields MPALLLLGTLLLLASTAGQAGARPSNGTSAEPPGPLPALLAHLRRLTGALTGGGGAAGPGANSTRPSTASGAGAAARAPPPAELCHGYYDVMGQYDATFNCSTGSYRFCCGTCHYRFCCEHRHMRLAQASCSNYDTPRWATTPPPLAGGAGGAGGAGGGLGPGQAGWLEGGRAGGAGVRGGEGPGGSTAYVVCGVISFALAVGVGAKVAFSKASRAPRAHREINVPRALVDILRHQAGPGTRPDRARSSSLTAGVGGPDSMPPRTPKNLYNPVKPSNLDNLHHHYLHLNVNSPKQHADTLDWRAAPPPSPSLHYSTLSYSRSFHNLSHLPPSYEAAVKSELNRYSSLKRLAEKDLDEAYLKRRPLTETPRGTLPLHALRRPGTGGGYRTDAWGGAEELGLAPAPNPRRVMSQEHLLGDGGRARYEFTLPRARLVSREHLLLSSPEALRQSREHLLSPPRSPALPPDPASRAGLTASHSNLLLGPGGPPTPLHGLPPPGLHAHHHLGLHGSPQPAWMSDAGGGGGTLARRPPFQRQGTLEQLQFIPGHHLPQHLRTASKNEVTV; encoded by the exons ATGCCGGCCCTCCTGCTCCTCGGGACCCTCCTGCTGCTGGCCTCGACCGCCGGCCAGGCCGGGGCGCGCCCGTCCAACGGCACGAGCGCCGAGCCCCCGGGCCCGCTGCCCGCCCTGCTGGCGCACCTGCGGCGCCTGACCGGGGCGCTGACGGGCGGCGGGGGCGCAGCGGGCCCGGGCGCCAACAGCACGAGGCCCAGCACCGCGAGCGGGGCGGGCGCGGCGGCGCGGGCACCTCCTCCCGCCGAGCTCTGCCACGGCTACTACGATGTCATGGGCCAGTACGACGCCACCTTCAACTGCAGCACCGGCTCCTACCGCTTCTGCTGCGGCACCTGCCACTACCGCTTCTGCTGCGAGCACCGCCACATGCGCCTGGCGCAGGCCTCCTGCTCCAACTACGACACGCCGCGCTGGGCCACCACGCCGCCGCCCCTGGCTGGGGGCGCCGGGGGCGCCGGGGGTGCGGGCGGGGGGCTCGGGCCCGGCCAGGCCGGGTGGCTGGAAGGGGGCCGGGCGGGGGGTGCCGGGGTGCGTGGGGGCGAGGGGCCGGGGGGCAGCACGGCCTACGTCGTGTGCGGGGTCATCAGCTTCGCCCTGGCCGTGGGCGTCGGTGCTAAAGTGGCCTTCAGCAAGGCGTCCCGTGCGCCCAGGGCGCACCGGGAGATCAACGTGCCCAG GGCTCTGGTGGACATTCTGAGGCATCAGGCGGGGCCTGGGACCCGCCCAGACCGCGCACGGAGCAGCTCCCTGACCGCGGGGGTCGGGGGTCCCGACAGCATGCCCCCGAGGACGCCCAAGAACCTCTACAACCCGGTGAAGCCCTCCAACCTCG ATAATTTGCACCACCACTACCTGCACCTCAACGTCAACAGCCCCAAGCAGCATGCGGACACGCTGG ACTGGCGGGCCGCTCCGCCGCCCAGCCCCTCCTTGCACTACTCCACGCTGTCCTACTCTCGCTCCTTCCACAACCTCTCGCATCTGCCCCCGTCCTACGAGGCCGCTGTGAAATCTGAACTCAACCGCTACTCCTCCCTCAAGAGGCTGG CCGAGAAGGACCTGGACGAGGCCTACCTGAAGCGCCGGCCCCTGACGGAGACGCCCCGCGGGACGCTGCCCCTGCACGCGCTGCGGCGGCCGGGCACCGGGGGCGGCTACCGCACGGACGCCTGGGGCGGCGCCGAGGAGCTGGGCCTGGCGCCCGCGCCCAACCCGCGGCGCGTCATGTCCCAGGAGCACCTGCTGGGCGACGGCGGCCGCGCGCGCTACGAGTTCACGCTGCCGCGCGCGCGCCTCGTGTCGCGGGAGCACCTGCTCCTGTCGTCGCCCGAGGCCCTGCGCCAGAGCCGCGAGCACCTGCTGTCGCCCCCGCGCAGCCCCGCGCTGCCCCCCGACCCGGCTTCCCGCGCCGGCCTGACCGCCTCGCACTCCAACCTGCTGCTGGGGCCCGGGGGGCCGCCCACGCCGCTGCACGGGCTGCCCCCGCCCGGCCTGCACGCGCACCACCACCTCGGCCTGCACGGCTCGCCGCAGCCCGCCTGGATGTCGGacgcgggcggcggcgggggcaCGCTGGCCCGCAGGCCGCCCTTCCAGCGCCAGGGCACGCTGGAGCAGCTGCAGTTCATCCCCGGCCACCACCTGCCCCAGCACCTGCGCACCGCCAGCAAGAACGAGGTGACTGTCTGA